GGACACGCTTCCGCCTCCTTCCAAATCCGGAATGCGCAATCGGGAATGCGTTTCCGCGCGAATGAATGCGCTTTCATCCTTTGCAGCACGCGCCGGCTACGCGGCGGTGTCGGTTGCCTCTCTTTCATGCGCCGCCTCTGTCACCTCCCCGATCGCAAACGAAAAAGAGAAGACCCCTCCCTACGGCGTGCAGGGAATCGGTCTTCTCTCCGCGTCTCCGACCATCTGAACTTTTCAAGAATTGTTGTACACGCTTTCAGGTCGGTTTGTCAAGGGGTGGGGGCTCTAGGTCAATAATTGTGGATGGGAGGTCAACCAAGCCAAGGGTATAAAAGCGAGGAGCATCTTTCGCACATAGATCTCACGGTTACGGAAGCCGTAGCTGATTCGTTTGAGCAGCTTGATCTTGGTGTGCACGCCTTCCGTGTAGCCGTTCGAAACACGCCAGGTGTGGTAGGCCAGAATCGCCTCGCGCCAGCGGCGGAGCGTGCGTCCCCACTGCAGGAGCGCGGCATCGCTTGCCGACTGGGCCTCAAAGATCACGCGGTCTAGGATGGCTGCGGCTTCGTCTCGATTGGAAGCACGGTAAACGTCTCGCAGCTGCTCTTTGACCCAGTGAAAGTGGGCCACGTTCTTGTGATGCTTCCGAATGGCGGCAAGCTGGGCAGCTTGGCGTTCGGTGAGGTCGTTCTCGTTCTTCAAAAGCGGCCAGCGCCTCAGGCGCACCCCGGTCACCTGCTGTTCCACTAGCCGTGCTTCGTCAACCCGCCGATTCGCGTCCTGGATGACGTGAAACGGATCCGCCACGATGACAGCGCCGGGCAAAGCGCGCTTCACGGCATGACGCCAAGCATCCTTCAGGTCGATGCACACGGCCTGAATCCGCTGACGAACCGTCTCCGGCAGCTGGCGCAAAAAGCGCTCCAGCGTTTTCATGCGGTCATCCGGCAAGATGGCCAAAAGGCGCCGTTTTGGCCATACGCACGTGACCGTAACCATCATGTCACGGCCACGATAGCTGTGTTCATCGATGCTCAGCACGAAGGCATCGACATCCCGGAGGGCTTCCTCGAGATTTACCTGCTGACCTACGTACCGAAGGAGCAGACGGCGCAAGGTGCTGGCGCTTGTCCCGCTTTCCTGGGCGGCACGATGAAAACTGCCCGCTTTCAGGCGCTGGAGCAAAAGGGCTTCGGCCCGTTCGGTCCTGCGTGCCCAGGGGCGAATACCAGGAAAGCGTTCAGTGAACACTTTTCGACAGGCCGTGCACTGGAAGCGCCGGGGACGTACCCAGAGGTAAACCGGTTTCTCGTTGCACCAGGTGTGCAGCTTCCGTTTCCATTCACATGCACGATCGTAGACGCGGCGTGTCAGCTGTCCACAATCCGGACACCGCGCTTCCTTACGCGGCCGACCGGCGTAGATGTGAATACCATCGGATTGATGCACGATACGGTAAACAATCCACGATTGTAAGCCGAACATTTCTGCGGTAAGCTTGTTCATAGGCGGTCGCGAGCCTCCTTCGGGATGTGGTGCGCTTAACTATCCCTTGGCTCGTCGACCGCCTTTTCCTCTTAGAACCCACACTTTTTAGCGTAGAGCCGAGGGCTTTATCCTCTCTTCTGCATTCATGCTTCGATAGCGGCCCCATTACGAAATGTAATGTCTTGTACCATTCAAAGCGGTTTCCACACCCGTTTATACGGGTCACGTGTCAACTCACATAAAAACCTAACCGAAGTGAAACCGATCCCTCACGTAAAAACCTAACCGAATACTCTTGGCAAGAGGCTCCCTCAGGTAGGAAAATGGAGTTGAGGTCTACCCGACCTCAAGAGGTTCTTGGTTAGGTGGCTCGGGGGAGGGAGCCCAAGGACCCCGAGCCACGATTTTTTCGAGCTCATCATGAAGATCGAGCGGGTTGAGCGTTTCAAACTGAGCCTTGAGCATGTGTTCCATCTCCGGTTTTAAGGCGCCGCTTTCGATCAGGCGTTGGAAAGGCGTGCGGGCTTGGTCGAAGCGTTTGCGAATGCGCTTGCCTTCGTAGGATTTTTCGACGACCTTGCGGGTGGGCAGAAAGAGATTGGCGTAGGGGTCGAGGAGGGCATAGACGGCGTTGAGCCACGCCACAGCCTCTTGGGTGTCATAGCGGGCATAGCCCACGATTTCGCGAACGAACTGGCGGTTTTTTTGTTCGACATGGGGGTTGTCGTTTTTGCGGTAGGGACGGCTGCGCATAAACGCAATTCCCTTTTGCTTGCAGAAACGGAGGAGATGATGGTTCAAGAACTCGGAACCGTTGTCACTGTGGAGGGTATGGACGGCTGTAGGCC
The sequence above is a segment of the Calditerricola satsumensis genome. Coding sequences within it:
- a CDS encoding DDE-type integrase/transposase/recombinase, which codes for RLTPLIRQQLAQISRSTLARRLKEFDSPKPKRFLRPKPANRLKRDIPAGRLPWNESRPGALEIDLVEHNGGDSSGLFACTLSVTDMVTGYSRRQAILGKSQKAVFAALESILSQWPTAVHTLHSDNGSEFLNHHLLRFCKQKGIAFMRSRPYRKNDNPHVEQKNRQFVREIVGYARYDTQEAVAWLNAVYALLDPYANLFLPTRKVVEKSYEGKRIRKRFDQARTPFQRLIESGALKPEMEHMLKAQFETLNPLDLHDELEKIVARGPWAPSPEPPNQEPLEVG
- a CDS encoding ISL3 family transposase; protein product: MNKLTAEMFGLQSWIVYRIVHQSDGIHIYAGRPRKEARCPDCGQLTRRVYDRACEWKRKLHTWCNEKPVYLWVRPRRFQCTACRKVFTERFPGIRPWARRTERAEALLLQRLKAGSFHRAAQESGTSASTLRRLLLRYVGQQVNLEEALRDVDAFVLSIDEHSYRGRDMMVTVTCVWPKRRLLAILPDDRMKTLERFLRQLPETVRQRIQAVCIDLKDAWRHAVKRALPGAVIVADPFHVIQDANRRVDEARLVEQQVTGVRLRRWPLLKNENDLTERQAAQLAAIRKHHKNVAHFHWVKEQLRDVYRASNRDEAAAILDRVIFEAQSASDAALLQWGRTLRRWREAILAYHTWRVSNGYTEGVHTKIKLLKRISYGFRNREIYVRKMLLAFIPLAWLTSHPQLLT